One segment of Ipomoea triloba cultivar NCNSP0323 chromosome 12, ASM357664v1 DNA contains the following:
- the LOC116000249 gene encoding putative calcium-binding protein CML19 yields the protein MENKNWQQYQRVFDCFDENKDGKLSPAELQRCMASIGDDLSLEEAQEAILRMGSGPDGLLGFEEFVRLLEDGSDEDKARDLKEAFSMYEMDGCGCITPKSLKRMLSRLGESRTIDDCKNMIAHYDLNGDGLLNFDEFKVMMSC from the coding sequence ATGGAGAATAAGAATTGGCAGCAGTACCAACGCGTGTTCGACTGTTTTGACGAGAACAAGGACGGGAAACTATCGCCGGCGGAGCTGCAACGGTGCATGGCTTCCATCGGCGACGACTTGTCCTTAGAAGAGGCCCAAGAAGCCATCTTGAGGATGGGTTCTGGGCCAGATGGGTTGCTGGGGTTTGAGGAGTTCGTGAGATTGTTAGAGGATGGAAGCGATGAAGACAAAGCTAGGGATTTGAAAGAGGCGTTTTCGATGTACGAGATGGATGGGTGTGGGTGCATTACGCCTAAGAGCTTGAAGAGAATGCTGAGCAGATTGGGGGAGTCTAGAACCATTGATGACTGCAAAAACATGATAGCTCACTATGATCTCAATGGGGATGGTCTCCTCAATTTTGACGAATTTAAAGTTATGATGTCTTGTTAA
- the LOC116000118 gene encoding putative calcium-binding protein CML19, producing MENKNWQQYQRVFDCFDENRDGKLSPAELQRCMASIGDDLSLEEAQEAILRMGSGPDGLLGFEEFVRLLEDGSDEDKARDLKEAFSMYEMDGCGCITPKSLKRMLSRLGESRTIDDCKNMIAHYDLNGDGLLNFDEFKVMMSC from the coding sequence atggagaataagAATTGGCAGCAGTACCAACGCGTGTTCGACTGTTTTGACGAGAACAGGGACGGGAAACTATCGCCGGCGGAGCTGCAACGGTGCATGGCGTCCATCGGCGACGACTTGTCCTTAGAAGAGGCCCAAGAAGCCATCTTGAGGATGGGTTCTGGCCCAGATGGGTTGCTAGGGTTTGAGGAGTTCGTGAGATTGTTAGAGGATGGAAGCGATGAAGACAAAGCTAGGGATTTGAAAGAGGCGTTTTCGATGTACGAGATGGATGGGTGTGGGTGCATTACGCCTAAGAGCTTGAAGAGAATGCTGAGCAGATTGGGGGAGTCCAGAACCATTGATGACTGTAAAAACATGATAGCTCACTATGATCTCAATGGGGATGGTCTCCTCAATTTTGACGAGTTTAAAGTTATGATGTCTTGTTAA
- the LOC115998261 gene encoding protein LYK2, producing the protein MICELQLRSLVLLSWGLWAIVFALGEDLLSCEAKSPAASGYHCDQIRSQTHCTTFALLFTNSYYSSLSNLSFYLGINRFHLAEANALSADTEFLPLNYPLFIPIHCKCVGGFYGAELRKPSIKGETFYGIAKSLEGLTTCKAIQEKNPNYPRELLKDNLPLLVPLRCSCPISTYHNKIFLSYPVIRGDTLPDLALKFNTTLESIIAANNRSESSTTLLIPIDTSKLILGSLAKPHQPKLGYPAARIDGRNNNYNPHKRKPRKMPMIGIYIGVSVVAFAAAIAILAAFLFIHWKRKKVSSCKDGNGDLELQQLNLSVRTASEKKVSFERSHQDDVLHTPRKISICTYTIEELERATESFNPSNLIEDSVFHGRLNGKNLAIKQTHTHNISRIDFELFIDTIHHHPNIIRLLGTCLTQNPNSFLVFEYAKNGSLKDWLHGGLAMKNQFIASCYCFLSWDQRLRICLGVASALQFMHQIMNPPYVHKNIKSRNIFIDEDFNAKVGNFGMAKCPVSEAQQSYLANPSSWNKGYLAPEFTEQDIASPSIDIFAFGVVLLEVLSGEPPITRENGKGEAKVRLCDKIKMILGAENADELRDWIDSGLGENYPFEAAVTVANLARSCVEDDPSSRPHAGEIVEKLSRLVEELPQGEQFPMCESTCKPLVKAAAATASTM; encoded by the coding sequence ATGATCTGTGAGCTCCAGCTGAGATCTTTAGTTTTGTTATCATGGGGATTATGGGCAATTGTTTTTGCTTTGGGAGAGGATTTACTGAGCTGTGAGGCAAAATCCCCTGCTGCTTCTGGCTATCACTGTGATCAAATCAGATCACAAACACACTGCACAACATTTGCTCTTCTCTTCACAAATTCTTACTACTCTTCTCTTTCCAATCTCAGCTTTTACCTGGGAATCAACAGATTCCACCTTGCTGAAGCTAATGCCCTCTCTGCTGACACAGAATTCCTCCCCCTCAACTACCCTCTCTTCATCCCCATTCACTGCAAATGTGTTGGTGGGTTTTATGGAGCAGAGCTAAGAAAGCCCAGCATCAAAGGGGAGACCTTTTATGGGATTGCCAAGTCTTTGGAGGGCCTAACAACTTGCAAAGCAATTCAAGAGAAAAACCCTAATTACCCAAGGGAACTACTTAAAGACAATCTTCCCTTGCTGGTTCCATTGAGATGTTCTTGCCCAATTTCAACTTATCACAACAAGATTTTTCTCTCTTACCCTGTAATCAGAGGTGATACACTTCCAGATTTGGCTCTCAAGTTCAACACCACTCTTGAAAGCATCATTGCAGCAAATAACAGATCAGAATCCTCAACTACTCTTCTTATCCCCATTGACACCAGCAAGCTAATTCTTGGCTCACTGGCTAAGCCCCATCAACCCAAACTTGGATATCCAGCAGCAAGAATCGACGGCAGAAACAATAATTATAACCCACACAAGAGAAAGCCCAGAAAAATGCCTATGATTGGAATTTATATTGGTGTGAGTGTGGTTGCATTTGCAGCAGCAATTGCAATTTTAGCAGCTTTTCTGTTCATCCACTGGAAGAGGAAGAAGGTGAGCTCTTGCAAGGATGGCAATGGCGATTTGGAGCTCCAACAGCTGAATTTGAGCGTGAGAACAGCGAGCGAGAAGAAGGTATCATTTGAGAGATCTCATCAAGACGATGTTCTTCACACCCCACGTAAAATATCAATTTGTACATACACAATTGAGGAATTGGAAAGAGCCACTGAAAGCTTCAACCCATCCAATCTAATCGAAGATTCCGTGTTCCACGGCCGCCTCAACGGAAAAAACCTAGCAATAAAACAAACCCACACCCACAACATCTCAAGAATCGATTTTGAGCTCTTCATTGACACCATTCATCACCATCCCAACATAATCAGGCTCTTGGGGACCTGCTTGACCCAAAATCCCAATTCTTTTCTTGTTTTCGAGTATGCAAAGAATGGGTCCCTCAAGGATTGGCTCCACGGTGGGTTAGCAATGAAAAACCAATTCATCGCTTCCTGCTATTGTTTCTTGAGTTGGGACCAGAGATTAAGGATCTGTCTCGGTGTCGCTTCGGCCTTACAGTTCATGCATCAGATCATGAACCCTCCTTATGTCCACAAGAATATCAAGAGCCGCAACATCTTCATCGACGAAGATTTCAACGCAAAAGTTGGAAACTTTGGCATGGCTAAGTGCCCTGTTTCAGAGGCCCAACAATCCTATCTTGCAAATCCTTCATCCTGGAACAAAGGGTACTTAGCACCAGAGTTTACAGAGCAAGATATAGCTTCCCCTAGCATTGATATTTTCGCTTTTGGGGTGGTGTTATTGGAGGTTTTGTCCGGGGAACCGCCCATAACTAGAGAAAACGGAAAAGGGGAAGCGAAAGTGCGATTGTGCGATAAAATTAAGATGATTTTGGGCGCGGAAAACGCAGATGAGTTGCGGGATTGGATAGACAGCGGGCTGGGCGAGAATTATCCATTCGAGGCGGCGGTAACGGTGGCAAATCTTGCGCGGTCTTGTGTGGAGGATGACCCGTCGTCGAGACCACACGCCGGGGAAATTGTGGAGAAGTTATCGAGATTGGTTGAGGAATTGCCGCAAGGGGAGCAATTCCCGATGTGCGAAAGCACCTGCAAACCTCTCGTCAAGGCCGCCGCCGCCACGGCAAGTACAATGTAA
- the LOC116000359 gene encoding uncharacterized protein LOC116000359 has translation MQILFFKISIIIFLICISATANPEWHKTRYSCPSGNWLNHGGDIYNRRYGCGENKISPSTVSKLRLKWEFYAGKDISATPAILNGVVYFPSWNGYLYAVNGSDGSLVWERNLQKLTGLNATLRTANVTAIVSRSTPTIAGHGETLIIGIYGPAVVIGVNRATGDLLWMTLLDSHPAGVVTMSGTYYNGAFYVGTSSLEEGSSIAKCCIFRGRFAKLDVRTGHVLWQTFMLPDNKGKTGEYAGAAIWGSSPSIDAYRGHVYIATGNLYSAPKHVRKCQEKQNNNKTTPTSSDKCVEADNHSESILALDLESGEIKWFRQLGGYDVFFIACLNSSSSPNCPPGPNPDADFGEAPMMLSVVVNGSRRDIVVAVQKSGFAWALDRDNGQIVWYTEAGPGGLAGGGTWGAATDNERVYTSITNSNRLKFRLLPSKNVTIGGGWVAMDAQTGKILWSTAVPDTALSNPVTVANGVLFAGSVHPRGPIFAIDAKTGEILWSQYTGASVYGGMSVSNGCVYVGNGYRVSIGAGIPIFTGGTSLFAFCLE, from the exons ATGCAAATTCTCTTCTTCAAGATTTCAATTATTATCTTTCTGATTTGCATCAGCGCAACTGCCAACCCAGAA TGGCATAAAACAAGATACAGTTGCCCTTCAGGAAACTGGTTAAATCATGGTGGTGATATATACAACCGCAGATATGGGTGTGGTGAGAACAAGATTAGCCCTTCAACTGTGTCTAAGCTACGGTTGAAATGGGAATTTTATGCAGGCAAAGACATATCAGCGACGCCTGCGATATTGAATGGGGTGGTGTATTTTCCAAGCTGGAATGGGTATCTGTATGCAGTGAATGGAAGTGATGGGTCTCTGGTGTGGGAAAGGAACCTTCAAAAGCTAACTGGACTTAATGCAACTTTACGCACTGCAAATGTGACTGCAATTGTTTCCAGATCAACCCCTACCATTGCTGGCCATGGTGAGACACTAATCATAGGGATTTATGGTCCGGCTGTTGTGATTGGGGTCAATAGAGCAACTGGAGATCTCTTATGGATGACCCTCCTCGACAGTCATCCTGCAGGTGTCGTTACAATGTCTGGAACATATTACAATGG GGCTTTCTATGTTGGAACATCTTCATTGGAAGAAGGTTCAAGCATAGCAAAATGTTGCATCTTCCGTGGCAGGTTTGCCAAGTTAGATGTGAGGACAGGCCATGTTTTGTGGCAGACCTTTATGCTACCAGACAACAAAGGCAAAACAGGAGAATATGCTGGAGCAGCTATATGGGGAAGCAGCCCTTCTATAGATGCTTATAGAGGCCACGTTTATATTGCCACTGGAAACCTATACTCAGCACCAAAACACGTCCGCAAATGTCAGGAAAAACAGAACAATAATAAAACTACTCCTACTTCTTCAGACAAGTGTGTTGAGGCTGATAACCATTCAGAGTCAATACTGGCATTGGATTTGGAGAGTGGTGAAATCAAGTGGTTTAGACAGCTTGGGGGCTATGATGTGTTCTTCATTGCGTGCTTGAATTCATCTTCTAGTCCAAATTGCCCTCCTGGGCCAAACCCAGATGCAGATTTTGGAGAAGCACCAATGATGCTAAGTGTAGTGGTGAATGGAAGTAGACGAGACATTGTTGTGGCTGTCCAAAAGAGTGGATTTGCTTGGGCTTTGGATCGTGATAATGGACAAATTGTGTGGTATACT GAAGCTGGTCCTGGAGGTTTGGCTGGTGGTGGGACTTGGGGAGCAGCCACAGACAATGAAAGGGTGTATACAAGCATTACAAATAGCAACAGGCTAAAGTTCAGGCTTTTACCCTCCAAGAACGTGACCATTGGTGGTGGGTGGGTGGCCATGGATGCACAAACTGGGAAAATACTCTGGTCAACTGCAGTTCCTGATACTGCCTTGTCAAACCCTGTGACTGTTGCCAATGGAGTCCTCTTTGCTGGCTCAGTACATCCAAGAGGGCCGATTTTCGCCATTGATGCGAAGACGGGAGAAATACTATGGTCACAGTACACCGGGGCGAGTGTGTATGGAGGCATGTCAGTGAGCAATGGATGTGTGTATGTTGGTAATGGATATCGGGTTTCTATTGGAGCAGGGATTCCAATCTTCACAGGTGGAACCTCCCTCTTTGCATTCTGTCTGGAATAA
- the LOC115998358 gene encoding uncharacterized protein LOC115998358, with translation MGSCYSVHKDDVSAESANKKPPTATLLADLLLKPHPSPHHHAAVTTSSDDFGSNESFFDTQPWLESDCEDDFYSVKGDFTPSCGSTPANQSFSLGTPKINGAILTDRAFVPQPELLSPKKKSKKLFQLFRESLGGDRDFAVLDNAAHNQTSLSIKKAAIMLQTTGFDVPQKSAAGTPYSSSSSSSACSSQRTPGLEVKADDSKSTKSGQCCLPRLL, from the exons ATGGGTTCGTGTTATTCTGTGCATAAAGACGATGTATCTGCAGAATCAGCTAATAAGAAGCCGCCCACTGCTACCCTACTCGCTGATCTTCTCCTCAAACCTCACCCGTCTCCTCACCATCATGCCGCCGTTACTACTTCTTCCGACGACTTTG GTAGCAATGAGTCATTTTTTGATACACAACCTTGGCTGGAGTCTGACTGTGAAGATGACTTCTATAGTGTTAAAGGAG ATTTTACCCCATCTTGTGGAAGTACACCTGCCAATCAAAGCTTCTCTTTAGGAACTCCTAAAATTAATGGAGCCATTTTAACTGATAGAGCTTTCGTTCCTCAACCCGAATTATTGTCTCCAAAAAAGAAGAGCAAGAAACTATTCCAACTTTTCAGAGAAAGTTTAGGAGGTGACCGGGATTTCGCTGTTCTGGATAATGCTGCACACAACCAAACAAGTCTTTCGATCAAAAAGGCCGCAATAATGCTGCAGACAACTGGTTTTGATGTCCCTCAGAAATCTGCAGCTGGAACaccttattcttcttcttcttcttcttctgcatgTAGTAGCCAAAGAACTCCCGGCCTAGAGGTCAAAGCTGATGATTCAAAATCAACAAAGAGTGGGCAATGTTGCCTTCCAAGGTTGCTTTGA